TTGATCGGTTAAATAAGATGGATCTTGCCGGCGAGAGCCTGACCACTTTAACAACTTGGCGCAAGAGCTATGAGGAAGCAACGAGCAAGAAAATTCCGCAGGTACAAAAATTGCTGGAACAGGCAGCTGACGAGAATGTTCACTATCGCTTGTTTAAGTCGCACCAAAATATTAAACAGGCTCAGGAGATCATGAAGCAGACCTTTGATGATGCCAAGAATACCAAGGATGTTTTTACAGAATTACTTGAATCTAACCGCGAAAATCAGGTGCAGTATGATGCCTTAATCAAGGTTTATCATGAATTGCGCAAGAATGTTTTGGCTGATTCGTTTGATTATGGCACGGCAATTGATCAGATCGAAAATGACTTGTCGAACTTAGAGAATGACTTCGCTGAAGCCAAGAATTTGTCAGCGCAGGGCGATCAAGTTGAGGCTAAACGGATTTTGTCCAAGATCAAGGCATCTTTGGCGACAATGCAGCAAGAACTGCCGCAAATTAAGAAGGATCGCCATGAGCTAGACTCTGTCTTTCAAGATCAGCTGCAGGAATTATCGGATTCTTATAAAAAGATGATTGCCGATAAGTACTACATTACTGAAATCGATGTTTTAGGTAAGATTAAAGAGATTCGCGGACAGATTACTGAAGCAGGGCAATTTTTGACAGAATTAAAATTGACAGAATTGTCTAACTATATTAAGGAAATCAAAAAGGAGATTGCTGCCCTCTATGATGTTCTAGCTAAAGAATACAAGGCGCGGCCATTTGTTGAAGAAAACCAAGATAAAATTCAGCGTTTATTAGCACGTGAACAGGTAGAGTCTAAGAATTTGGTTGCAAAATTACGCCACATTGATGAGAGCTATGAACTGACACACGGCGAGTTAGCTAAGAGTCGGCAGCTGGAACAGGAAGTCAACGACATGAACCGGCAATACACGGTTGACACCCAAAATGTGGCTGATGGCAAAGGTGTATTTTCTGCGATTAAGGATTCGTGGCTGGGGATGCTGGAGCGTTTGCGCGAGATTGGTGAGCAGCAAAAGCAGATGGCGCAGGATGTCGATGGTCTGTATGATTCCGAGAATGTGGCGAACGACTCAATCAACCGCTTTAAGCAAGAAGTATCTCTTGTGTACCGGCGTTTAGAGCGCAAAAAGTTGCCGGGAAATCCTGATACCTTTGTTCAAATGTACACCTTGGTAATCAACGAGATTGGTCATGTTGCCAAGGAATTAGGTGAAGTTAGAATTAACATGGAAAAGATTTCTAACGAGTTAATTCAAATTTCTGACGACGTTGAGCGGTTGAAGCGTGAAGCCGACGACATCATTAATTCTGCAGATTTAGTTGAGTTGACCTTGCAGTACTCCAACAAGTATTCTGACAATGACGGAATTAAGCGAGCGCAAAAGAAGACGATGCAGCTTTACAGTCAGGACTACAATTATAAGGAAGCTTTGGACACGATTGCGACGGCAATTGAGAAGGCTGAACCTGGCTCATATCAGCGGTTAGAGAATTTATACTATTCTGATAAAAAGAATGAATAAAATTTAAAAACAGTTTTAGGGTGATCCTAGAATTGTTTTTTACTTTAAAATAATTATTAATTGAAGCAAAACTATATTTAAGTTACAATTTATAAGTTGAAGAAGTGGCTCAGTGGGCCTTTTTGAGGGGAGTAAAGTCTGTGATTTATTTTGACAATAGTGCGACAACTAAGATTGATCCGGCAGTGTTAGCTACTTATGATCAAGTTGCACAAAACATTTGGGGGAATCCGTCTAGTTTACATAAAATGGGCGACCGTGCATTTCAATTATTGACGAGTTCGCGCAAGCAAATTGCCAGTTTGCTAGGTACTAAGCAAGATGAAATTTTCTTTACTTCTGGTGGAACTGAATCCAATAATTTGGCAATTAAGGGAACGGCAATTCAGAAACGTGAATTTGGTAAGCACATCATTACTTCAAGTGTGGAACATGCTTCTGTCGCCAACGCGTTTAATGCCTTAGAGAACTTGGGCTATCGGGTTACACGGCTTCCGGTTGATAAAGAAGGTCGCGTGAATGTTAATGATTTGCGCAATGCGATTGATACGGACACAACCCTAGTTTCAATTATGGGTGTCAACAATGAAATTGGGACAATCCAACCGATTGAGGCCATCAGTGATTTGCTAACCAACTACCCAACAATTCAATTCCACGTTGATAATGTTCAGGCTCTTGGAAAGCACATTTGGCCGCGGGTATTTACTCCGCGCGTTGACTTGTCGAGCTTATCAGCACACAAGTTCCATGCACCACGTGGTATTGGTATTTTATACAAAAAGGAAGGCAAGATGCTGTCACCGTTGCATGATGGTGGTGGTCAAGAAAAAGGTTTGCGATCTGGTACGGAAAACTTACCGGCAATTGCGGCAATGGCGAAGGCTGTGCGATTACTTCTGACTGACGAAGCCGCTAAAGCTGACCGCGAAGCCGCAATTAAGCAAAAAATTGTTAATTATTTGCAAGATAAGCCGGGAATCAAAATCTTCTCGCCAGTTAGTGCTGACTTTACGCCACATATTTTGTGTTTTGCACTTGAAGGGATTCGGGGAGAGACCTTGGTGCACACGCTAGAAGAGCACGACATTTATACGTCAACAACTTCTGCCTGTGCTTCAACTAAGACTGATGAAGCCAGCACCTTGGTGTCAATGCACGTTGACGACAAAATTGCAACTAGCGCAATTCGGCTAAGCTTTGATGAGAGCAATACAATAGAAGAAGCTGATGAATTTATCGCTGTCTTTGATAAGATTTACCAGCATTTTGCTAAAATTAATCATTTGGGAGAATAATTAATGGAATATACGGAAATTATGGTTCGTTACGGCGAGCTATCGACAAAAGGAAAGAACAGAAAGGATTTCATTGGCAAGCTTGCTGGTAACGTAACTAAGGTGTTGCGTAATTTTCCAGAAGTTGAAATTCACCCGCGACATGACCGGATGCATATTGTACTTAATGGGGCACCATTTGCTGAAATCGACCAGCGTTTGAAAAAAGTGTTTGGTATTCAGACTTATTCGCCGACAATTAAGATTGAAAAA
The sequence above is a segment of the Lactobacillus sp. ESL0677 genome. Coding sequences within it:
- the ezrA gene encoding septation ring formation regulator EzrA, coding for MSPTQSLIVVIAVMLILIVVAFMLYINRRQLRAILELDDLITKIEKMHLKQDIDRLNKMDLAGESLTTLTTWRKSYEEATSKKIPQVQKLLEQAADENVHYRLFKSHQNIKQAQEIMKQTFDDAKNTKDVFTELLESNRENQVQYDALIKVYHELRKNVLADSFDYGTAIDQIENDLSNLENDFAEAKNLSAQGDQVEAKRILSKIKASLATMQQELPQIKKDRHELDSVFQDQLQELSDSYKKMIADKYYITEIDVLGKIKEIRGQITEAGQFLTELKLTELSNYIKEIKKEIAALYDVLAKEYKARPFVEENQDKIQRLLAREQVESKNLVAKLRHIDESYELTHGELAKSRQLEQEVNDMNRQYTVDTQNVADGKGVFSAIKDSWLGMLERLREIGEQQKQMAQDVDGLYDSENVANDSINRFKQEVSLVYRRLERKKLPGNPDTFVQMYTLVINEIGHVAKELGEVRINMEKISNELIQISDDVERLKREADDIINSADLVELTLQYSNKYSDNDGIKRAQKKTMQLYSQDYNYKEALDTIATAIEKAEPGSYQRLENLYYSDKKNE
- a CDS encoding cysteine desulfurase family protein gives rise to the protein MIYFDNSATTKIDPAVLATYDQVAQNIWGNPSSLHKMGDRAFQLLTSSRKQIASLLGTKQDEIFFTSGGTESNNLAIKGTAIQKREFGKHIITSSVEHASVANAFNALENLGYRVTRLPVDKEGRVNVNDLRNAIDTDTTLVSIMGVNNEIGTIQPIEAISDLLTNYPTIQFHVDNVQALGKHIWPRVFTPRVDLSSLSAHKFHAPRGIGILYKKEGKMLSPLHDGGGQEKGLRSGTENLPAIAAMAKAVRLLLTDEAAKADREAAIKQKIVNYLQDKPGIKIFSPVSADFTPHILCFALEGIRGETLVHTLEEHDIYTSTTSACASTKTDEASTLVSMHVDDKIATSAIRLSFDESNTIEEADEFIAVFDKIYQHFAKINHLGE